A genome region from Methanobacterium formicicum includes the following:
- a CDS encoding NAD(P)-dependent glycerol-1-phosphate dehydrogenase, whose product MDFNRVKLPREIHSGPGVIKETGSICKDLKLSGRVLIASGPRTMKVAGEKVINSLQEHDFDVETIIIDAPSTDAVEAVQDRMKNMSAVLGVGGGKVIDVAKMAATQSGSHSVSVPTAASHDGISSPRASIKNEGGSISLKAEPPMGVIADTQIISQAPFRLMASGCGDIISNYTAVLDWKLAHRLLNEDFSDSASALSLVTAEMLIKSAGDIKEGLIESAAIVVKALISSGMAISIAGNSRPASGAEHKFSHALDIIAPKPALHGEQCGVGTIMMMYLHGGDWEFIRETLKTIKAPVNARELGIEPEYIIKALTKAHTIRKERYTILGDRGLTEAAATKLARKTGVID is encoded by the coding sequence ATGGATTTCAATCGAGTTAAGTTGCCCCGGGAGATCCACAGTGGCCCGGGAGTGATCAAGGAAACCGGGTCTATTTGCAAAGATTTAAAACTCAGCGGTAGGGTACTGATTGCCAGCGGACCCCGAACAATGAAGGTTGCTGGAGAAAAGGTTATCAACAGCCTGCAGGAACATGATTTTGATGTGGAAACCATAATCATTGATGCACCATCCACCGATGCAGTTGAAGCAGTTCAGGACCGTATGAAAAATATGAGTGCTGTTCTGGGGGTTGGTGGGGGTAAAGTGATTGATGTGGCTAAAATGGCAGCCACACAGTCAGGATCCCATTCAGTGAGTGTTCCTACCGCCGCCTCACATGATGGTATTTCATCTCCACGTGCTTCCATTAAAAATGAAGGAGGAAGCATATCTTTAAAGGCTGAACCACCCATGGGAGTTATAGCCGATACCCAGATTATCAGCCAAGCCCCTTTCCGGCTTATGGCCTCTGGTTGCGGGGATATTATCTCTAACTACACCGCAGTCCTGGACTGGAAGCTGGCCCACCGCCTGCTGAATGAAGACTTTAGTGACTCTGCCTCAGCATTATCACTGGTTACTGCTGAAATGCTAATTAAATCTGCAGGGGATATTAAAGAAGGTCTTATTGAAAGTGCAGCCATTGTGGTTAAGGCCCTTATATCCAGTGGAATGGCCATCAGTATTGCCGGTAACAGCAGACCCGCCAGTGGAGCTGAACACAAATTTAGCCATGCCCTGGACATTATAGCACCAAAACCTGCCCTTCACGGTGAACAATGTGGGGTAGGTACTATTATGATGATGTATTTGCATGGAGGGGATTGGGAGTTCATCCGTGAAACTCTGAAAACCATTAAAGCCCCGGTTAATGCCCGTGAACTGGGAATAGAACCTGAATATATCATAAAAGCCCTGACCAAAGCCCACACTATCCGCAAGGAACGCTATACCATCCTCGGTGACCGAGGCCTTACTGAAGCTGCAGCCACTAAACTAGCTCGTAAAACAGGAGTTATAGATTAA
- a CDS encoding thioredoxin domain-containing protein, which translates to MSEDTSPESENTLNHLKDEKSPYLLQHRDNPVDWYPWGEEAFQKAKDENKPIFLSIGYSTCHWCHVMSRESFQDPEIGQLINQVFVPVKVDREERPDIDSIYMTVCQMITGSGGWPLTIIMTPDLKPFFAGTYFPKDTGPRGTGLRDLILNVHELWENQEGELLKSADELTVSLEKISQGKPGDSLPPEIITQTYHSLQENFDQQYAGFGTNQKFPTPHHLLFLLRYWKQTGETEALNMIQETLKAMRKGGIYDHIGFGFHRYTVDQQWIIPHFEKMLYDQALLAMAYTEAYQATGETEYRETAEEVLEYILRDMRSPEGGFYSAEDADSEGEEGKFYLWTAEEIQDLLGPEDGALFQTVYSISPEGNFKDEARGIKTGKNILHRTKTWDEISAELEIPSDQLWWKMEHAREVLFPAREARIHPGKDDKILTDWNGLVITALSIAGKVFGREDYLVAAGEAVDFIMTHLHSQGRLKHRWREGESAIEGNLDDYAYLIWGLLELYQATFQAEYLKAALKLNQTLTKHFWDNEEGGYYFTPDHAPQILVRQKEAYDTALPSGNSVQQMNLERLYLLTGENNFRETSESLEKYFSPTMKQTPAAFTMFLSAIMFQTSPSFEVTILGEKDSLDTQGMLKALQKEYLPQVVLVLKSSSDDLIKELIPSLENKTMVGNQATAYVCGDGTCQAPVNTPEELINLLK; encoded by the coding sequence ATGTCTGAAGACACTTCCCCAGAATCTGAAAATACTCTGAACCACCTTAAAGATGAAAAAAGCCCCTATCTACTCCAGCACAGAGACAACCCTGTGGATTGGTACCCCTGGGGTGAGGAGGCATTCCAAAAAGCTAAAGATGAGAATAAACCAATATTCCTTTCCATTGGTTACTCCACCTGTCACTGGTGCCATGTAATGAGCCGGGAATCATTCCAGGATCCGGAGATAGGCCAGCTCATTAACCAAGTCTTTGTACCAGTTAAGGTAGACCGGGAGGAGAGACCAGACATTGACAGTATTTACATGACGGTATGCCAGATGATCACCGGCAGTGGCGGCTGGCCCCTTACTATCATCATGACTCCTGACTTGAAACCCTTCTTCGCTGGCACCTACTTCCCCAAAGATACCGGACCCCGGGGAACTGGCCTCAGAGACCTCATACTCAACGTCCATGAACTTTGGGAAAACCAGGAGGGCGAACTCCTAAAATCCGCTGATGAATTAACTGTTTCCCTGGAAAAAATATCCCAGGGAAAGCCCGGTGACTCTTTACCCCCAGAAATAATAACCCAGACCTACCATTCACTCCAGGAAAACTTCGACCAACAATACGCTGGCTTTGGAACCAACCAGAAATTTCCCACCCCACACCACCTCCTCTTCCTTTTAAGGTACTGGAAACAAACCGGTGAAACTGAAGCATTAAATATGATTCAGGAAACATTAAAAGCCATGCGCAAAGGTGGAATATATGACCACATCGGTTTTGGATTTCACCGTTACACTGTGGACCAGCAGTGGATCATCCCTCACTTTGAAAAGATGTTATACGACCAGGCCCTACTGGCCATGGCCTACACCGAGGCCTACCAGGCCACCGGGGAAACTGAATATCGGGAAACTGCCGAAGAAGTCCTGGAGTACATTTTAAGGGACATGCGATCACCAGAGGGTGGTTTCTACTCTGCCGAGGATGCCGATAGTGAGGGGGAAGAAGGTAAGTTCTATCTGTGGACTGCTGAAGAAATCCAGGACCTACTGGGTCCTGAGGATGGAGCACTCTTCCAGACGGTCTACTCAATTTCCCCCGAAGGGAACTTCAAGGATGAGGCCAGGGGTATTAAAACTGGTAAAAACATACTACACCGAACTAAAACCTGGGATGAAATTTCAGCTGAACTGGAAATACCTTCAGACCAGCTGTGGTGGAAGATGGAGCATGCCAGGGAAGTACTCTTCCCGGCACGTGAAGCACGGATACATCCCGGTAAGGATGATAAGATACTCACTGACTGGAATGGGCTGGTTATCACCGCTTTATCCATTGCTGGAAAAGTATTTGGCAGGGAAGATTATCTGGTGGCTGCAGGAGAGGCAGTTGACTTCATAATGACTCATCTTCACAGTCAGGGCCGGTTAAAGCATCGCTGGCGTGAAGGTGAATCGGCAATTGAGGGAAACCTTGATGACTATGCCTACCTAATCTGGGGGTTACTGGAGCTTTACCAGGCTACATTCCAGGCAGAATACTTAAAAGCAGCCCTAAAACTTAACCAGACCCTTACCAAACACTTCTGGGACAATGAGGAAGGTGGATACTATTTCACCCCTGACCATGCCCCTCAAATCCTGGTAAGGCAGAAAGAAGCCTACGATACAGCACTCCCCTCTGGAAATTCAGTGCAACAGATGAACCTGGAAAGACTGTACCTTTTAACCGGAGAGAATAACTTCAGAGAAACCTCCGAGTCACTGGAAAAGTATTTCTCCCCTACCATGAAGCAGACACCAGCTGCTTTCACCATGTTCCTTTCGGCCATCATGTTCCAGACCAGTCCCTCCTTCGAAGTCACCATCCTGGGGGAAAAAGACAGCCTGGATACTCAGGGGATGTTAAAAGCTTTACAGAAAGAATATCTGCCCCAAGTGGTTTTGGTACTCAAATCATCCAGTGATGATCTAATAAAAGAGCTCATTCCCTCTCTAGAGAATAAAACCATGGTAGGCAACCAGGCCACAGCCTATGTCTGTGGGGATGGCACCTGTCAGGCACCAGTTAACACCCCGGAAGAATTAATAAATCTTTTAAAATAG
- a CDS encoding ARPP-1 family domain-containing protein, with protein sequence MNMRLILLIAVVVVFAAGSGAMSFLSGGGVTLEQAYDNQQVDIIQNTAAGSIPHNITVKNNGTKPLVVDKGTILKSKESQDVVIITDKKINPNSNDTVLAYCIEPDQKAVTGSSLYPSGTASSQVKEIIDSSNPTDLQNATQAQLQIWVIVTKGNVNVYSGEAMAVVQNQKTKYYQLQEKVETAKKNVMSRFNLTSEGVKNMSFSVESDNSANTWVADLRQWFKNTVGV encoded by the coding sequence ATGAATATGCGGTTGATCTTATTAATAGCAGTGGTGGTGGTCTTCGCCGCCGGTAGTGGAGCTATGAGCTTCCTTTCTGGTGGTGGAGTTACACTGGAACAGGCCTACGATAATCAGCAGGTAGATATTATACAAAACACTGCTGCCGGAAGCATACCCCATAACATCACCGTAAAAAACAACGGAACCAAACCACTGGTGGTGGATAAGGGAACCATCCTGAAAAGTAAAGAATCACAGGATGTGGTTATCATCACTGATAAAAAGATCAACCCCAACAGCAATGACACTGTACTGGCTTACTGTATAGAACCTGATCAAAAGGCAGTTACTGGGTCCTCACTTTACCCTTCAGGCACAGCATCCAGTCAGGTTAAAGAGATCATCGATAGTTCCAACCCTACTGACCTCCAGAACGCTACCCAGGCCCAGCTGCAGATATGGGTCATTGTAACCAAAGGTAATGTGAATGTTTACAGTGGCGAAGCAATGGCCGTGGTGCAGAACCAGAAAACCAAGTATTACCAGCTCCAGGAAAAAGTGGAAACTGCCAAGAAGAATGTGATGAGTCGTTTCAACCTAACCTCCGAGGGAGTAAAGAACATGTCATTTTCAGTGGAATCAGATAACAGTGCCAATACATGGGTTGCTGATTTAAGGCAGTGGTTTAAAAACACAGTTGGTGTATGA
- a CDS encoding CopG family ribbon-helix-helix protein encodes MILLISTVMAIISVSLGDKLLEEIDALKDEIGFSGRSEIFRASTRLLIADNDEKKNLKGHIHSILILIHPQKSEDKVTQIKHNFEDIINTQIHSHLQENQCLELFILQGDAGRMRELSRLLNRNIKFLYSKLVPLPQE; translated from the coding sequence ATGATTTTATTAATATCCACAGTTATGGCCATTATCAGTGTGTCACTCGGTGATAAACTCCTGGAGGAGATAGATGCCCTGAAGGATGAAATCGGATTTTCAGGCCGATCTGAAATATTCAGAGCCAGTACTCGTCTTTTAATCGCTGATAATGATGAAAAAAAGAATTTGAAAGGCCATATTCATTCCATACTCATTTTGATCCATCCCCAAAAGTCAGAGGATAAGGTCACCCAGATCAAGCATAATTTTGAGGATATTATCAACACCCAGATACACAGTCACCTGCAGGAGAACCAGTGTCTGGAGCTTTTCATCCTGCAGGGTGATGCTGGCCGGATGAGGGAGCTTTCTCGTCTTTTAAACCGTAACATCAAATTCTTATACTCCAAACTGGTTCCTCTTCCTCAGGAATAA
- the rpiA gene encoding ribose-5-phosphate isomerase RpiA, with translation MHPKKEVKWEATQLVDEAKREVAHEAAMMVTDGQVLGLGTGSTAHYFIEKLGERIKEEEIELMGIPTSYQSFFLARDCGIPLTTLDEHLPDLAVDGADEVDPQLNLIKGGGAAHTLEKIVDSAADKFLVIVDESKEVQKLGDFPVPLEVIPSAYRPVTEWVKSAGGVPSLRMAQMKDGPVITDNNNFVVDVQFKNIPNPYELEIALNSIPGVVENGIFAGIADQVLIATSNGVKSLEKK, from the coding sequence ATGCATCCGAAAAAAGAAGTGAAATGGGAAGCAACCCAGCTGGTTGATGAGGCTAAAAGGGAAGTAGCCCACGAAGCAGCAATGATGGTCACTGACGGGCAGGTTCTGGGACTGGGAACAGGATCAACTGCCCATTACTTTATTGAAAAACTGGGAGAACGTATCAAGGAAGAGGAAATCGAACTTATGGGAATACCAACCTCTTATCAATCCTTTTTCCTGGCACGAGACTGTGGAATACCCCTGACCACCCTGGATGAACACCTACCTGATCTAGCCGTGGATGGTGCGGATGAAGTGGATCCACAGTTAAATCTTATCAAAGGGGGCGGTGCAGCCCACACCCTGGAAAAGATTGTGGATTCAGCAGCCGATAAATTCCTGGTTATTGTTGATGAATCTAAAGAGGTTCAAAAGCTGGGAGACTTCCCGGTGCCACTGGAAGTAATTCCTTCTGCTTACCGACCGGTTACGGAATGGGTTAAATCTGCTGGCGGAGTACCTTCCCTAAGGATGGCTCAGATGAAGGATGGTCCGGTTATTACTGATAACAATAACTTCGTGGTGGATGTTCAGTTCAAAAACATACCCAACCCCTATGAACTGGAGATAGCACTTAACAGTATACCCGGTGTGGTGGAAAACGGAATTTTTGCCGGTATAGCTGACCAAGTCCTCATTGCCACCTCCAATGGTGTTAAATCACTGGAAAAGAAGTAA
- the dmpI gene encoding 4-oxalocrotonate tautomerase DmpI, whose protein sequence is MPVITIDVPPMSKEQKKEMVDKFAKTASEILGLPVQSIVTIIREVEAENVGVGDNLLCDIPH, encoded by the coding sequence ATGCCAGTTATAACCATAGATGTTCCTCCCATGAGCAAGGAACAGAAAAAAGAGATGGTAGATAAATTTGCCAAGACTGCCAGTGAGATACTGGGACTTCCAGTCCAGTCCATTGTGACCATAATACGGGAAGTTGAAGCAGAGAATGTTGGAGTGGGAGATAACCTGCTCTGTGATATCCCCCATTAA
- the cofC gene encoding 2-phospho-L-lactate guanylyltransferase yields MKKTLAIIPVSRFSQAKTRLSPTLSPLERENLLKSMLTDVITAIKNNVDDIVVISSDKDVLNFVNDLDVTCLPEEGETDLNGALTQAVEWCSQKASQVLIVPSDVPLIHPDQVQEMVELSQKWPVVIAPAKGGGTNALLCPTKDVQMKFGDWSFFEHLKEAENAGVPWYIYDSFYLSLDVNTAEDLGEIMMHGFGTETRKFLKSIGLVVRSNHGTERLRVERK; encoded by the coding sequence ATGAAAAAGACATTGGCCATAATCCCGGTTTCCAGATTTTCACAGGCAAAAACCCGCCTGTCCCCAACTTTATCACCATTAGAAAGAGAAAACCTCCTTAAATCAATGTTAACAGATGTTATCACCGCTATAAAAAATAATGTGGATGATATTGTGGTGATAAGCTCTGATAAAGATGTACTTAATTTTGTTAATGATTTAGATGTTACCTGTCTCCCAGAGGAGGGTGAAACCGATTTAAACGGTGCGCTGACCCAGGCGGTGGAGTGGTGTTCCCAGAAGGCCAGCCAGGTACTCATTGTACCTTCTGATGTACCCCTCATCCACCCGGACCAGGTTCAGGAAATGGTGGAATTATCCCAAAAATGGCCAGTGGTAATTGCCCCGGCCAAGGGTGGCGGTACCAATGCCCTCTTGTGTCCCACCAAGGATGTACAGATGAAATTTGGTGATTGGAGTTTCTTCGAGCATTTGAAGGAGGCTGAAAATGCAGGGGTACCCTGGTACATCTATGACTCCTTTTATCTTTCCCTGGATGTGAACACTGCTGAAGACCTGGGGGAAATTATGATGCATGGTTTTGGGACAGAAACCCGCAAATTCCTCAAAAGTATTGGTTTGGTGGTTCGATCCAACCATGGAACTGAACGTTTGAGGGTGGAAAGGAAATGA
- a CDS encoding metal ABC transporter permease, translated as MTGILEYTFMQNAFLAAILVSVACGVVGTYVVVKRIVFISGGISHAAFGGIGLGYFLGVNPILSAIPFSLASALIMGVTSKKVKISEDTAIGILWSLGMAIGIIFINLTQGYVPDLMSYLFGSILTVPFSDLLIMLVLDIIIIITVILFQNEFQGISFDEEFSQVMGMPTTAIYLLLLSLVALSVVVMIKVVGIILVIALLTIPAAIAKQYTYHMGRMMVLAVILGMILTTGGLYLSYLFNLASGATIVLVLGLGFLISVIIQRLIKD; from the coding sequence TTGACGGGAATTCTGGAGTACACCTTCATGCAGAATGCCTTCCTGGCCGCTATCCTGGTGAGCGTGGCCTGTGGAGTGGTGGGTACCTACGTCGTGGTTAAACGCATAGTCTTTATCAGCGGGGGCATATCTCATGCAGCCTTCGGGGGAATTGGTCTGGGATACTTCCTGGGAGTTAATCCCATACTCTCGGCCATACCCTTCAGCTTAGCTTCTGCTCTAATCATGGGAGTGACCAGTAAAAAGGTAAAAATTAGTGAAGATACAGCCATTGGGATTCTATGGAGTCTGGGAATGGCTATTGGTATTATATTTATAAATTTAACCCAGGGATACGTTCCGGATCTCATGAGTTACCTCTTTGGGAGCATTCTCACTGTACCCTTCAGTGATCTGCTGATAATGCTTGTCCTGGATATAATCATCATTATCACCGTTATTTTATTCCAGAATGAATTCCAGGGAATATCCTTTGATGAAGAATTCAGCCAGGTCATGGGCATGCCTACCACCGCCATCTACCTACTCCTCTTATCCCTGGTTGCCCTCTCCGTGGTGGTTATGATAAAAGTTGTGGGTATAATACTGGTAATTGCCCTTTTAACCATCCCGGCAGCTATTGCCAAACAGTACACCTACCATATGGGGCGGATGATGGTACTGGCGGTGATACTGGGAATGATATTGACCACTGGTGGCCTGTATTTATCTTATCTTTTCAATCTGGCTTCCGGTGCCACCATTGTTCTGGTTCTGGGATTGGGATTCTTGATTTCGGTGATAATCCAGAGATTGATAAAAGATTGA
- a CDS encoding UPF0179 family protein → MITLIGNNLAEKGLKFMNYGAANQCESCRFKATCIESLEMGRIYQVREVKNTEHPCLIHEGGKVKVVDVDKATIKAAIDSKRAFEGSNIVYIPPECDEECSMREICFPEGLYSEDKCKIIKKVGKPLDKCPKGRDLTVVLLQY, encoded by the coding sequence ATGATAACCCTCATTGGAAATAATTTGGCAGAAAAAGGACTCAAATTCATGAATTATGGGGCAGCCAATCAATGCGAAAGTTGCCGTTTTAAGGCGACCTGTATTGAATCCCTGGAAATGGGCAGAATATACCAGGTTAGAGAGGTTAAAAACACCGAGCACCCCTGTCTGATCCATGAGGGCGGAAAGGTGAAGGTGGTTGATGTGGATAAAGCCACCATAAAAGCTGCCATTGATTCTAAAAGAGCCTTTGAAGGTTCTAATATTGTTTATATTCCGCCAGAATGTGATGAAGAATGTTCAATGCGTGAAATCTGCTTTCCTGAGGGATTATACAGTGAAGACAAGTGTAAAATAATTAAAAAAGTGGGTAAACCACTGGATAAGTGTCCTAAAGGACGGGACCTCACTGTAGTCTTGCTCCAGTACTGA
- a CDS encoding metal ABC transporter solute-binding protein, Zn/Mn family codes for MMERKKILIIILLILILAISITLYFYTSTGNSTPSPSDKIGVVVTVGPQEEFVKRVGGDRVNVTVMVPPGSDPHTYEPLAEQMKQVQNARIYFQVGSDVEFELTWLDKLRSMNRQMKVVNSSAGIQLIPNTAESEAGSDPHVWVSPKNAKKMVENIYQELVEVDPKNRDYYTKNRDEYLSELDQLDKNITKTLSGKNNTIIMVYHPSWAYFCKDYNLQQLAIEKEGKEPTSQDIVKLVDTARKEGIMVIFASPEFSTANAQTIASEIGAKVVSVDPLSPNYLENMKKVAEAFASS; via the coding sequence ATGATGGAAAGGAAAAAAATTCTGATTATAATCCTACTAATATTAATTCTGGCCATTTCGATAACTCTTTATTTTTACACCTCCACCGGTAATTCTACCCCCTCTCCCAGTGACAAGATAGGGGTCGTGGTTACTGTGGGGCCCCAGGAAGAATTTGTAAAAAGGGTGGGTGGCGACCGGGTGAATGTAACGGTCATGGTACCACCCGGGTCAGACCCCCACACCTACGAACCCCTGGCGGAGCAGATGAAACAGGTCCAGAATGCCCGGATATATTTCCAGGTAGGATCCGACGTGGAATTTGAATTAACCTGGTTGGATAAACTGCGAAGCATGAACCGCCAGATGAAGGTAGTTAACAGTTCTGCAGGAATCCAGCTTATCCCTAACACCGCCGAATCGGAAGCAGGAAGCGACCCCCATGTATGGGTTTCACCCAAAAACGCCAAGAAAATGGTGGAAAACATTTACCAGGAACTGGTAGAAGTTGACCCGAAAAACAGGGATTATTACACTAAAAATAGGGATGAATATTTAAGTGAGCTAGACCAGCTGGATAAAAACATCACAAAAACACTATCTGGTAAAAATAATACCATCATAATGGTTTACCACCCCTCATGGGCCTACTTCTGTAAAGATTATAATCTGCAGCAGCTAGCCATTGAAAAGGAAGGGAAGGAACCCACATCCCAGGACATTGTCAAACTGGTGGACACGGCCCGTAAAGAAGGTATTATGGTAATATTCGCCTCTCCCGAGTTTTCCACGGCCAACGCCCAGACAATTGCCAGTGAAATTGGTGCCAAGGTGGTCTCTGTAGATCCACTCAGCCCGAACTATCTGGAAAACATGAAAAAGGTGGCAGAAGCATTTGCCAGTTCTTAA
- a CDS encoding metal ABC transporter ATP-binding protein: MATNIVEMENVSVSFNQQSILQEVNLNISDDDFLAIIGPNGGGKSTLLKIILGLLKPDTGRVTVFGKQPGNPHNPIGYLPQHVSFDPDFPINVFDTVLSGRYHGVFKDYSREDKEMVAKALEEVEMGDFSHRQISRLSGGQMQRVFIARALVRQPKLLLLDEPMASIDPKMQNSFYQLLARLRERMAIVLVSHDVGAVSTQVDNIACLNQKLYYHGPVEGSEKGLEAVYQCPIGYISHGIPHRILKDH; encoded by the coding sequence ATGGCGACAAACATTGTTGAAATGGAGAATGTATCGGTAAGCTTTAACCAGCAATCCATTCTCCAGGAAGTTAACCTCAACATTAGTGATGATGATTTCCTGGCCATAATAGGCCCCAATGGGGGTGGTAAAAGCACCCTCCTCAAGATTATATTGGGACTTTTAAAGCCAGATACCGGAAGGGTAACCGTATTTGGCAAACAACCCGGAAATCCCCATAACCCTATTGGCTACCTCCCTCAACACGTATCCTTCGATCCGGACTTTCCCATAAACGTCTTTGACACCGTGTTATCTGGCCGGTACCACGGGGTTTTCAAGGATTATTCTCGGGAGGATAAAGAAATGGTGGCAAAGGCCCTGGAAGAAGTGGAGATGGGTGATTTTTCCCACCGCCAGATTAGTAGACTTTCTGGGGGGCAGATGCAACGGGTTTTCATTGCCCGGGCACTGGTGCGCCAGCCTAAATTACTGCTCCTGGACGAGCCCATGGCCAGTATTGACCCTAAAATGCAGAACTCATTCTACCAGCTCCTCGCCCGGTTAAGGGAAAGAATGGCCATAGTACTGGTCAGTCACGATGTGGGAGCGGTGTCCACTCAGGTGGATAACATCGCCTGTTTAAACCAGAAACTTTACTACCACGGGCCAGTTGAGGGTTCAGAAAAGGGATTGGAAGCGGTTTATCAGTGCCCCATTGGATACATAAGCCATGGAATCCCCCACCGCATATTAAAAGACCATTAA
- the proS gene encoding proline--tRNA ligase: MTEFSEWFHNILEEAEIIDTRYPIKGMHVWQPQGFKIRKYALSMLKEILDEDHEEVLFPLLIPEDELAKEAIHVKGFEEEVYWITHGGLTPLNKKLALRPTSETAMYPMFALWVRSHSDLPMKFYQVVNTFRYETKHTRPLIRVREITTFKEAHTVHADAEGAQKQVERAIEIYSSFFDQLGIPYVVTRRPEWDKFPGADYTMAFDTLLPDGKTLQIGTVHNLGQTFARTFDITYETAEGEHEYVYQTCYGLSDRVIASIIGIHGDSSGLKLPPGVAPYQVVIVPVLFKKGAQEVMDFCNQLKDRIKKSGIRVHLDDRDLRAGKKYYEWEMRGVPIRLEIGPRDIANKKMVIVRRDTMEKEIVDYNEETLITDLNNVLEDIKENLRAEAREDFQNNIRPAGTVEEARDIVTNQKGIVSFSWCGDEECGKEIEEYVNVDILGVKEESTEGKCIKCGKESRYFALLAKTY; this comes from the coding sequence ATGACCGAATTCAGTGAATGGTTCCACAATATCCTGGAAGAAGCAGAGATCATCGACACACGCTACCCTATCAAGGGGATGCATGTATGGCAGCCACAGGGCTTCAAAATAAGAAAATACGCCCTATCAATGCTTAAAGAAATTTTAGATGAAGATCACGAGGAAGTGCTCTTTCCCCTCCTCATACCCGAGGATGAACTGGCCAAGGAGGCCATACATGTTAAGGGATTTGAAGAAGAGGTTTACTGGATAACCCACGGAGGTTTAACCCCCCTTAACAAGAAACTGGCTCTCCGTCCCACCAGTGAAACTGCCATGTATCCCATGTTCGCTCTGTGGGTTCGCTCCCATTCTGACCTTCCCATGAAGTTTTACCAGGTGGTCAACACCTTCCGTTATGAAACCAAACACACCCGGCCCCTTATCAGGGTCAGGGAGATAACCACCTTTAAAGAGGCCCACACAGTCCATGCTGATGCTGAAGGTGCGCAGAAACAGGTGGAACGGGCCATTGAAATCTACAGCAGCTTCTTTGACCAGCTGGGAATACCCTACGTAGTCACCCGCCGACCAGAGTGGGATAAATTCCCCGGTGCAGACTACACCATGGCTTTCGACACCCTTCTTCCCGATGGGAAAACACTCCAGATCGGTACAGTGCACAACCTGGGCCAGACCTTTGCCCGCACCTTTGACATAACCTATGAAACCGCAGAAGGGGAACATGAATATGTTTACCAGACCTGCTACGGATTATCTGACCGGGTCATAGCATCCATCATTGGTATTCACGGTGACTCCTCGGGACTGAAACTTCCTCCGGGAGTGGCACCATACCAGGTGGTTATTGTACCGGTACTCTTTAAAAAAGGTGCCCAGGAAGTTATGGACTTCTGTAATCAGTTGAAGGATAGGATCAAAAAATCAGGAATAAGGGTACACTTGGATGACCGGGACCTGCGTGCCGGTAAGAAATACTATGAATGGGAGATGAGGGGAGTGCCTATCCGTCTGGAAATAGGTCCACGGGATATTGCTAATAAAAAAATGGTCATAGTACGCCGGGATACCATGGAAAAGGAGATAGTAGATTACAATGAAGAAACTCTTATCACTGACCTGAATAATGTACTGGAAGATATTAAGGAAAATCTCCGGGCTGAGGCCAGGGAAGATTTCCAGAATAACATCCGCCCTGCCGGGACAGTGGAGGAAGCCCGGGACATCGTTACCAATCAAAAAGGCATAGTGTCTTTCTCCTGGTGTGGTGATGAAGAATGTGGTAAGGAAATCGAGGAATATGTCAATGTGGATATACTGGGTGTTAAAGAAGAATCCACCGAGGGCAAGTGTATAAAATGTGGTAAAGAATCCCGGTATTTTGCTTTACTGGCCAAGACTTACTAA